GATCGTCCAGGGCGTCGACCACATCGTCCCGGTCGACATCTACCTCCCGGGCTGTCCGCCCCGCCCCGAGATGCTGATGGACGCGATCCTCAAGCTCCACCACAAGATCCAGACCTCCAAGCTCGGCGTCAACGCCGAGGAGGCCGCCCGCGAGGCGGAGGAGGCCGCGCTCAAGGCCCTGCCCACGATCGAGATGAAGGGGCTGCTGCGGTGAGCGATGCGAACGGCAACGGCGCAGGCGGCGTGAACGGGTCCGGGAACGGGGTGAACCCCGAGAAGGACCTCTCCGCCTCCAACCTCCCCGGCCAGCGCGGCCAGGGCGGCGAGGAGATCCGCGTCCAGCGCGGCATGTTCGGCGCCGCAGGCGGCGGCGACACCTCCGGCTACGGCGGCCTGGTCCGCTCGGTCCGGCTCCCGGGACCGGCGACCCGCCCCTACGGCGGCTGGTTCGACGAGGTCGCCGACGAACTGGAAGGTGCCCTGGAGGAACAGGGACTCGTCCCGGACAGCGCCGTCGAGAAGACGGTCGTCGACCGCGACGAGATCACCTTCCACATCGAGCGCGAACACCTGGTCCGCGTCGCCCGCACCCTGCGCGACGACCCGGCCCTGCGCTTCGAACTGTGCACCGGCGTCAGCGGCGTCCACTACCCGCACGACAAGGGCCGTGAGCTGCACGCCGTCTACCACCTGCGCTCGATCACCCACAACCGGCTGATCCGCCTCGAGGTCAGCGCCCCCGACGCCGACCCGCACATCCCCTCGCTCGTCCCCGTGTACCCGACGAACGACTGGCACGAGCGCGAGACCTACGACTTCTTCGGGATCGTCTTCGACGGTCACCCGGCCCTGACGCGGATCATGATGCCGGACGACTGGCAGGGCCATCCGCAGCGCAAGGACTACCCCCTCGGCGGCATCCCCGTCGAGTACAAGGGCGCCCAGATCCCGGCTCCGGACCAGCGGAGGTCGTACTCGTGAGCACGCAGTCAGCATCCGACGCGTCGGCCGCATCGGCGCGCGAGACCACCGAGGGCACCGTATACACGGTCACCGGTGGCGACTGGGACGAGGTCGTCCAGTCCGCGAGCCGCGCCGACGACGAACGCATCGTCGTCAACATGGGTCCCCAGCACCCCTCCACCCACGGTGTGCTCCGTCTGATCCTGGAGATCGAGGGCGAGACCGTCACCGAGGCCCGCTGCGGCATCGGCTATCTGCACACCGGCATCGAGAAGAACCTCGAGTTCCGCACGTGGACGCAGGGCACCACCTTCGTCACGCGCATGGACTACCTGACGTCCTTCTTCAACGAGACCGCCTACTGCCTCGGCGTCGAGAAACTCCTCGGCATCGAGGACGAGATCACCGAACGCGCGAAGATCATCCGGGTGCTCCTGATGGAGCTGAACCGGATGTCCTCCCACCTGGTGTGCATCGCCACCGGCGGCATGGAACTGGGCGCCACCACGATCATGATCTACGGCTTCCGTGATCGTGAAATGATTCTCGACCTCTACGAGCTCATCACGGGCCTGAGGATGAACCACGCGTACATCCGCCCCGGCGGACTCGCCCAGGACCTGCCGCCCGGCGCGGTGGACCAGATCCGCGAGTTCGTGAAGAAGATGAAGAAGAACCTCCCGGAGTACGACAAGCTCGCCACCGGGAACCCCATCTTCAAGGCCCGCATGCAGGACATCGGCTATCTCGACCTGGCCGGCTGCATGGCCCTCGGCGCCACCGGCCCGATCCTGCGCTCCACCGGCCTGCCGCACGACCTGCGCAAGGCACAGCCGTACTGCGACTATGAGACGTACGACTTCGAGATCCCGGTCGCCGACTCCTGCGACGCCTACGGCCGCTTCCTAGTCCGGCTGGAGGAGATGCGCCAGTCGCTGAGGATCGTCGAGCAGTGCCTGGACCGGCTCCAGCCCGGACCGGTCATGGTCGCCGACAAGAAGATCGCCTGGCCCGCCCAGCTCGCCCTGGGACCGGACGGACTCGGTAACTCCCTCGACCACATCAAGAAGATCATGGGTACCTCCATGGAGGCCCTGATCCACCACTTCAAACTCGTCACCGAGGGCTTCCGCGTGCCGCCGGGACAGGCGTACGCGGCCGTCGAGTCCCCCAAGGGCGAGCTCGGTGTGCACGTCGTCTCCGACGGCGGCACCCGCCCCTACCGGGTCCACTTCCGCGACCCGTCCTTCACCAACCTGCAGGCCATGGCGGCGATGTGCGAAGGCGGCCAGGTCGCCGACGTCATCGTCGCCGTCGCGTCCATCGACCCCGTGATGGGAGGCGTCGACCGGTGACCACCTCTTCTTCGGAGCGGGGCGTCAGCCTGGGCATGCCCGAACTGCCCGCGCCCGCGTACCCGGACGACGTCCGGGCCCGCCTGGAGGCGGACGCTCGCGAGATCATCGCGCGCTACCCGGACTCCCGGTCCGCCCTGCTCCCGCTGCTCCACCTCGTGCAGTCGGAGGAGGGCCATGTCACGCGCACCGGAATGCAGTTCTGCGCGGACATGCTGGACCTGACCACGGCCGAGGTCACGGCCGTCGCCACCTTCTACACCATGTACCGGCGGGGGCCGTCCGGTGACTACCAGGTCGGTGTGTGCACCAACACCCTGTGCGCCGTGATGGGCGGAGACGCGATCTTCGAGACCCTCCAGGAACACCTGGGCGTCGGCAACGGCGAGACCACCGACGACGGCAAGGTCACCCTGGAGCACATCGAGTGCAACGCGGCCTGCGACTACGCGCCGGTCGTGATGGTCAACTGGGAGTTCTTCGACAACCAGACGCCGGGCAGTGCCAAGCGCCTGGTCGACGATCTGCGCGCGGGACGGCCCGTGCAGCCCACGCGCGGGGCTCGGCTGTGCACGTTCAAGGAGACCGCGCGGATGCTGGCCGGCTTCCCCGACGAGCGGCCAGGGGCCGTCGAGGAGAGCGGCAGTGCGGGACCCGCATCGCTGGTGGGCCTTCGCCTGGCAAGGGGAGAGGCCGCACCCGCGCGCGTGGTCCATCCGCGTGCACAGGAACCCCAGGATGCGCCGTCCGCGGGCGAGGCCGAAGAGGAGGAGGGGGAGTGATGACCGTGGCAGCCGAACTCAAGGACACGAGCCCCGAGAAGCTGCTCGCACCCGTGCTGTCGGCCTTCTGGGACGAGGACCGGTCCTGGACTCTGGACGTCTACCGGAGGCACGAAGGGTACGAGGGGCTCCGCAAGGCGCTCGCCATGTCACCGGACGACGTGATCGCGTACGTCAAGGACTCCGGGCTGCGCGGCCGCGGCGGCGCGGGATTCCCGACCGGAATGAAGTGGCAGTTCATTCCGCAGGGAGATGGGAAACCGCACTATCTAGTTGTCAACGCCGACGAGTCGGAGCCCGGGACGTGCAAGGACATCCCGCTCCTCTTCGCGAACCCGCATAGCCTCATCGAGGGCATCGTGATCGCGTGCTATGCCATCAGGTCGTCGCATGCCTTCATCTATCTGCGTGGTGAAGTCGTCCCCGTTCTGCGGCGGTTGCACGAGGCCGTGCGCGAGGCCTGCTCGGCGGGCTACCTCGGCGAGAACATCCTGGGCAGCGGGCTCGACCTCCACCTCACCGTGCACGCGGGCGCCGGCGCGTACATCTGCGGTGAGGAGACCGCACTGCTCGACTCGCTCGAAGGCCGCCGTGGTCAACCGCGGCTCCGTCCCCCCTTCCCTGCGGTGGAAGGCCTCTACGCCTGTCCGACTGTGGTGAATAACGTCGAATCCATCGCGTCGGTTCCCGCCATCCTGCAAAACGGAAAAGAATGGTTCAGGTCGATGGGCAGCGAGAAGTCCCCGGGCTTCACGCTCTACTCGCTCAGCGGCCACGTGGCGAGCCCCGGCCAGTACGAGGCGCCGCTCGGCATCACGCTCCGCCAGCTACTCGAGATGAGCGGCGGCATGCGGCCGGGCCACCGTCTGAAGTTCTGGACCCCGGGCGGTTCTTCGACGCCGATGTTCACCGACGAGCACCTCGACGTCCCTCTTGATTACGAAGGAGTGGGCGCCGCGGGTTCCATGCTCGGCACGAAAGCCCTGCAGTGCTTCGACGAGACGACCTGCGTGGTGCGGGCGGTGACCCGCTGGACCGAGTTCTACGCCCACGAGTCCTGCGGCAAGTGCACGCCCTGCCGCGAAGGGACCTACTGGTTGGTGCAGTTGCTGCGGGACATCGAGGCCGGCAAGGGCACCATGTCCGATCTCGGCAAACTCGCCGACATCGCCGACAACATCAACGGCAAGTCCTTCTGCGCCCTCGGCGACGGCGCCGCGTCCCCGATCTTCTCCTCGCTGAAGTACTTCCGCGCGGAGTACGAGCAGCACATCACGGGCCGGGGCTGCCCCTTCGACCCGGCCAAGTCGACGGCCTGGGCGGACCGCCCGGAGGTGAACGCATGACCGTGACCACGAGTTCCCCCACCGGAGGGGGAACGGCGGCGGTCCCGCCGGAGGACCTCGTCACGCTGACGATCGACGGCATCGAGATCAGCGTGCCCAAGGGCACTCTGGTCATCCGGGCCGCCGAGCAGCTCGGCATCGAGGTCCCCCGATTCTGCGACCACCCCCTGCTCGACCCCGTCGGCGCCTGCCGGCAGTGCATCGTCGAGGTCGAGGGCCAGCGCAAGCCGATGGCGTCCTGCACCATCACCTGCACCGACGGCATGGTGGTGAAGACCCAGCTCACCTCGCCGGTGGCCGAGAAGGCCCAGCACGGCGTGATGGAGCTGCTGCTCATCAACCACCCGCTGGACTGCCCGGTCTGCGACAAGGGCGGCGAGTGCCCGCTGCAGAACCAGGCCATGTCACACGGCAACGCCGACTCCCGCTTCGACGGCAAGAAGCGCACCTACGAGAAGCCCGTACCGATCTCCACCCAGGTGCTGCTGGACCGAGAGCGGTGCGTGCTGTGCGCCCGCTGCACCCGGTTCTCCAACCAGATCGCGGGCGACCCGACGATCGAGTTGCTCGAGCGGGGCGCGCTGCAGCAGGTCGGTACCGGCGAGGGCGACCCGTTCGAGTCGTACTTCTCCGGCAACACCATCCAGATCTGCCCGGTCGGCGCGCTGACCTCGGCGGCCTACCGCTTCCGCTCCCGCCCCTTCGACCTGGTCTCCTCGCCGTCGGTCTGCGAGCACTGTTCCGGCGGCTGCGCCACCCGCACCGACCACCGGCGCGGCAAGGTCATGCGGCGGCTCGCAGCCAACGACCCCGAGGTCAACGAGGAGTGGATCTGCGACAAGGGACGCTTCGCGTTCCGGTACGCGCAGCTCAAGGACCGCCTGGACACCCCGCTGGTCCGCAACGCCGACGGTGTCCTGGAGCCCGCCTCCTGGCCGGAGGCGCTGGAGGCGGCCGCGCGCGGACTGAGCGCGGCACGCTCCCGGGCCGGTGTCCTGATCGGCGGCCGGCTGACCGTCGAGGACGCCTACGCATACAGCAAGTTCGCGCGCGTGGCGCTCGACACGAACGACATCGACTTCCGCGCGCGCGTGCACAGCGGCGAGGAAGCCGACTTCCTGGCGTCCCAGGTGGCCGGCCGCGGCCGTGACCTCGACGGTACGGGCGTCACGTACACCTCCCTGGAGAAGGCGCCCGCCGTCCTGCTGGTCGGCTTCGAGTCGGAGGAGGAGGCGCCCGGCGTCTTCCTGCGGCTGCGCAAGGCCTGGCGCAAGCACAAGCAGCAGGTGTTCGCGCTGGCCACACACGCGACCCGGGGCCTTCAGAAGACGGGCGGCACTCTGCTGCCGGCCGCGCCGGGCACCGAGACCGAATGGCTGGACGCCCTCGCGAGCGGCGTCGGCCTGGAGGAGCCCGGCAGCCTGGCCGCGGAGGCCCTGCGCACCGAGGGCGCGGTCATCGTCGTCGGCGAACGCCTCGCCTCCGTCGCCGGCGGCCTCACCGCCGCCGTACGCGCCGCCACCGCGACCGGCGCCCAGCTGGTGTGGATCCCGCGCCGGGCCGGCGAGCGCGGCGCCGTCGAGGTGGGCGCGCTGCCGTCGTTGCTGCCGGGCGGCCGCCCGGCGACCGACCCACGCGCGCGGGAGGAGGTCGCCGCCGCCTGGGGGCTCGCCGAACTTCCGCTGCGCTACGGCCGCGACACCCACCACATCGTCGAGGCCGCCGCCACCGGCGAACTGTCGGCACTCGTCGTCGCCGGCGTCGAGGTCGCCGACCTGCCCGACCCGGCACGCGCGCGTGAGGCACTCGACGGCGTCGGCTTCCTGGTGTCGCTGGAACTGCGGCCCAGTGAGGTCACCGAGCACGCCGACGTCGTCCTGCCGGTCGCCGCGGCCGCCGAGAAGGCGGGCACCTTCCTCAACTGGGAAGGCAGGGTGCGGTTCTTCGACGCCGCGCTCAAGCCCGACCAGATGACCCGCCGCCTGGCACCGACGGACACGCGCGTGCTCCAGATGCTGGCCGACGCCATGGACGTCCATCTGGGCCTGCCGGATCTGCGCACCACGCGCGCGGAGATCGACCGGCTCGGTTCCTGGGCCGGCCCGCGCGCCACCGAGCCCCAGGAGACCGCGGGCGTGCTGCCCCGCCCGGCGGCCGGTGAGGCGGTACTCGCCGGGCACCGGCTGCTGCTCGACCAGGGCGTCCTCCAGGAGGGTGACGAGGCGCTGGCCGGCACCCGGCACGCCGCCCACGCGCGCGTGTCGGCGGCGACGGCCGCCGAGGCGGGTGTGAAGGACGGCGACGCCCTCGCCGTCACCGGCTCCGCCGGCACCGTCGAACTCCCGCTGCGGATCACCGAGATGCCCGACCGGGTGGTCTGGCTCCCGCTGAACTCCGTCGGCGCGGGCGTCGCCTCCGACACCGGGGCGCGGCCCGGCTCACTCGTCCGCATCGGCCAGGCGGCACCCGCCGAACAAGCCCCCAAGGAGGTGGAGGCATGAGCCCGTACCTCGCAGCTGAAGACCTCTCGATGTTCGGCCGCGACCCGTGGTGGCTGGTCGTCATCAAGGCCGTGTTCTGCTTCGCCTTCCTGATGGTGACCGTGCTGTTCTCCATCGTCTGGGAGCGCAAGGTCGTCGCCTGGATGCAGCTGCGCATCGGCCCCAACCGGCACGGCCCCTGGGGCATGCTCCAGTCGCTCGCCGACGGCGTGAAGCTGATGCTCAAGGAAGACCTCATCGTCAAGCGCGCGGACAAGGTGGTCTACATCCTCGCGCCGATCGTCGCGGCCATCCCGGCCTTCATGGCGATCGCGGTGATCCCCTTCGGCCCGGCCGGCAACGAGATCTCGATCTTCGGCCACCGCACCACGATGCAGCTCACCGACCTGCCGATCGCGATGCTCTACATCCTCGCGGTCGCCTCCGTCGGCATCTACGGCATCGTCCTCGCGGGTTGGAGTTCTGGATCCACGTACCCGCTCCTCGGCGGCCTGCGCTCCTGCGCGCAGATGATCTCGTACGAGATCGCCATGGGCGCCGCGTTCGCCTCCGTGTTCCTGTACTCGGGGTCGATGTCGACGTCCACGATCGTGGAGCAGCAGCACGACCGCTGGTACATCCTGCTGCTGCCGGTCTCCTTCATCCTCTACATCGTCACCATGGTCGGCGAGACCAACCGCGCCCCCTTCGACATGCCGGAGTCCGAGGGCGACCTGGTCGGCGGCTTCAACACCGAGTACTCGTCCATCAAGTTCGCGATGTTCATGCTCGCCGAGTACGTGAACATGGTGACGGTCTCGGCCGTGTCGACCACCCTGTTCCTCGGCGGCTGGCGAGCCCCCTGGCCGATCAGCTCCTTCTGGGAGGGCGCGAACCACGGCTGGTGGCCGCTGCTCTGGTTCGTGATCAAGGTCCAGCTGCTGCTGTTCTTCTT
The genomic region above belongs to Streptomyces sp. CG1 and contains:
- a CDS encoding NADH-quinone oxidoreductase subunit C, whose protein sequence is MSDANGNGAGGVNGSGNGVNPEKDLSASNLPGQRGQGGEEIRVQRGMFGAAGGGDTSGYGGLVRSVRLPGPATRPYGGWFDEVADELEGALEEQGLVPDSAVEKTVVDRDEITFHIEREHLVRVARTLRDDPALRFELCTGVSGVHYPHDKGRELHAVYHLRSITHNRLIRLEVSAPDADPHIPSLVPVYPTNDWHERETYDFFGIVFDGHPALTRIMMPDDWQGHPQRKDYPLGGIPVEYKGAQIPAPDQRRSYS
- a CDS encoding NADH-quinone oxidoreductase subunit D — protein: MSTQSASDASAASARETTEGTVYTVTGGDWDEVVQSASRADDERIVVNMGPQHPSTHGVLRLILEIEGETVTEARCGIGYLHTGIEKNLEFRTWTQGTTFVTRMDYLTSFFNETAYCLGVEKLLGIEDEITERAKIIRVLLMELNRMSSHLVCIATGGMELGATTIMIYGFRDREMILDLYELITGLRMNHAYIRPGGLAQDLPPGAVDQIREFVKKMKKNLPEYDKLATGNPIFKARMQDIGYLDLAGCMALGATGPILRSTGLPHDLRKAQPYCDYETYDFEIPVADSCDAYGRFLVRLEEMRQSLRIVEQCLDRLQPGPVMVADKKIAWPAQLALGPDGLGNSLDHIKKIMGTSMEALIHHFKLVTEGFRVPPGQAYAAVESPKGELGVHVVSDGGTRPYRVHFRDPSFTNLQAMAAMCEGGQVADVIVAVASIDPVMGGVDR
- the nuoE gene encoding NADH-quinone oxidoreductase subunit NuoE; amino-acid sequence: MTTSSSERGVSLGMPELPAPAYPDDVRARLEADAREIIARYPDSRSALLPLLHLVQSEEGHVTRTGMQFCADMLDLTTAEVTAVATFYTMYRRGPSGDYQVGVCTNTLCAVMGGDAIFETLQEHLGVGNGETTDDGKVTLEHIECNAACDYAPVVMVNWEFFDNQTPGSAKRLVDDLRAGRPVQPTRGARLCTFKETARMLAGFPDERPGAVEESGSAGPASLVGLRLARGEAAPARVVHPRAQEPQDAPSAGEAEEEEGE
- the nuoF gene encoding NADH-quinone oxidoreductase subunit NuoF; protein product: MMTVAAELKDTSPEKLLAPVLSAFWDEDRSWTLDVYRRHEGYEGLRKALAMSPDDVIAYVKDSGLRGRGGAGFPTGMKWQFIPQGDGKPHYLVVNADESEPGTCKDIPLLFANPHSLIEGIVIACYAIRSSHAFIYLRGEVVPVLRRLHEAVREACSAGYLGENILGSGLDLHLTVHAGAGAYICGEETALLDSLEGRRGQPRLRPPFPAVEGLYACPTVVNNVESIASVPAILQNGKEWFRSMGSEKSPGFTLYSLSGHVASPGQYEAPLGITLRQLLEMSGGMRPGHRLKFWTPGGSSTPMFTDEHLDVPLDYEGVGAAGSMLGTKALQCFDETTCVVRAVTRWTEFYAHESCGKCTPCREGTYWLVQLLRDIEAGKGTMSDLGKLADIADNINGKSFCALGDGAASPIFSSLKYFRAEYEQHITGRGCPFDPAKSTAWADRPEVNA
- a CDS encoding NADH-quinone oxidoreductase subunit G gives rise to the protein MTVTTSSPTGGGTAAVPPEDLVTLTIDGIEISVPKGTLVIRAAEQLGIEVPRFCDHPLLDPVGACRQCIVEVEGQRKPMASCTITCTDGMVVKTQLTSPVAEKAQHGVMELLLINHPLDCPVCDKGGECPLQNQAMSHGNADSRFDGKKRTYEKPVPISTQVLLDRERCVLCARCTRFSNQIAGDPTIELLERGALQQVGTGEGDPFESYFSGNTIQICPVGALTSAAYRFRSRPFDLVSSPSVCEHCSGGCATRTDHRRGKVMRRLAANDPEVNEEWICDKGRFAFRYAQLKDRLDTPLVRNADGVLEPASWPEALEAAARGLSAARSRAGVLIGGRLTVEDAYAYSKFARVALDTNDIDFRARVHSGEEADFLASQVAGRGRDLDGTGVTYTSLEKAPAVLLVGFESEEEAPGVFLRLRKAWRKHKQQVFALATHATRGLQKTGGTLLPAAPGTETEWLDALASGVGLEEPGSLAAEALRTEGAVIVVGERLASVAGGLTAAVRAATATGAQLVWIPRRAGERGAVEVGALPSLLPGGRPATDPRAREEVAAAWGLAELPLRYGRDTHHIVEAAATGELSALVVAGVEVADLPDPARAREALDGVGFLVSLELRPSEVTEHADVVLPVAAAAEKAGTFLNWEGRVRFFDAALKPDQMTRRLAPTDTRVLQMLADAMDVHLGLPDLRTTRAEIDRLGSWAGPRATEPQETAGVLPRPAAGEAVLAGHRLLLDQGVLQEGDEALAGTRHAAHARVSAATAAEAGVKDGDALAVTGSAGTVELPLRITEMPDRVVWLPLNSVGAGVASDTGARPGSLVRIGQAAPAEQAPKEVEA
- the nuoH gene encoding NADH-quinone oxidoreductase subunit NuoH, which gives rise to MSPYLAAEDLSMFGRDPWWLVVIKAVFCFAFLMVTVLFSIVWERKVVAWMQLRIGPNRHGPWGMLQSLADGVKLMLKEDLIVKRADKVVYILAPIVAAIPAFMAIAVIPFGPAGNEISIFGHRTTMQLTDLPIAMLYILAVASVGIYGIVLAGWSSGSTYPLLGGLRSCAQMISYEIAMGAAFASVFLYSGSMSTSTIVEQQHDRWYILLLPVSFILYIVTMVGETNRAPFDMPESEGDLVGGFNTEYSSIKFAMFMLAEYVNMVTVSAVSTTLFLGGWRAPWPISSFWEGANHGWWPLLWFVIKVQLLLFFFIWLRGTLPRVRYDQLMKLGWKVLIPVSVTWLMLVATVRALRNEHYDFADIALYVGGGVLALLLISFVADMFREKARTAERPDADEAGFDPMAGGFPVPPLPGQELPPVPRRRPRRERELIVSGGPDTVSDGSSDGKEASDG